One Kitasatospora sp. NBC_01287 DNA window includes the following coding sequences:
- a CDS encoding O-methyltransferase, protein MDFGPAAATLADTFVGEDAVLTYARAQAARTGVRAIGPSGGACLRLLAAALGAKAVAEIGTGTGVSGLYLLRGMRPDGILTTVDPEPIRQEFAREAYLAAGFATGRTRFIPGRALEVLPRLADGQYDLVFCDGDVTESRAYLAESLRLLRPGGAVCFEGVFQQGRLTDPVLDDPATAAMRELVQAVRESKLLLPALLPVSDGLLCAVKR, encoded by the coding sequence ATCGACTTCGGGCCCGCGGCTGCGACACTCGCCGACACCTTCGTCGGCGAGGACGCCGTGCTGACCTACGCGCGGGCGCAGGCGGCCCGCACCGGGGTACGCGCCATCGGCCCGAGCGGCGGCGCCTGCCTGCGGCTGCTGGCCGCCGCTCTGGGCGCCAAGGCGGTGGCCGAGATCGGCACCGGCACCGGTGTCTCCGGCCTCTACCTGCTGCGCGGGATGCGTCCGGACGGCATCCTGACCACCGTCGACCCGGAGCCGATCCGGCAGGAGTTCGCCCGCGAGGCCTACCTGGCGGCGGGCTTCGCGACGGGCCGCACCCGGTTCATACCCGGGCGGGCGCTGGAGGTGCTGCCGCGGCTCGCCGACGGCCAGTACGACCTGGTGTTCTGCGACGGCGACGTGACCGAGTCACGCGCCTACCTCGCCGAATCGCTGCGGCTGCTGCGGCCGGGCGGCGCGGTCTGCTTCGAGGGGGTGTTCCAGCAGGGCCGGCTGACCGATCCGGTGCTGGACGACCCGGCCACGGCGGCGATGCGGGAGCTGGTCCAGGCAGTGCGGGAGAGCAAGCTGCTGCTGCCCGCGCTGCTGCCGGTCAGCGACGGGCTGCTCTGCGCCGTCAAGCGGTAG
- the fdxA gene encoding ferredoxin produces MTYVIAQPCVDVKDKACIEECPVDCIYEGERSLYIHPDECVDCGACEPVCPVEAIFYEDDTPEEWKDYYKANVEFFDDLGSPGGASKLGLIERDHPFIAALPPQNQDEH; encoded by the coding sequence GTGACCTACGTCATCGCGCAGCCTTGTGTCGACGTCAAGGACAAGGCGTGCATCGAAGAGTGCCCGGTCGACTGCATCTACGAGGGCGAGCGCTCGCTCTACATCCACCCGGATGAGTGTGTCGACTGCGGCGCCTGCGAGCCGGTCTGCCCCGTCGAGGCGATCTTCTACGAGGACGACACTCCGGAGGAGTGGAAGGACTACTACAAGGCGAACGTCGAGTTCTTCGACGACCTCGGTTCGCCCGGTGGCGCCTCGAAGCTCGGTCTGATCGAGCGGGACCACCCGTTCATCGCCGCCCTGCCCCCGCAGAACCAGGACGAGCACTGA
- the sigE gene encoding RNA polymerase sigma factor SigE, which yields MVVALLGRRANRGGVAEGDVPVLRHFRGTSSARTPKPVMNQSAHSPLDQSIDGAAAEPSAPAALATFTEGPDAQHWTPPSWEEIVEAHSARVYRLAYRLTGNQHDAEDLTQEVFVRVFRSLSTYTPGTFEGWLHRITTNLFLDMVRRRQRIRFDALAEDAAERLPSREPSPAQAFSDTHFDADVQQALDTLAPEFRAAVVLCDIEGLSYEEIAATLGVKLGTVRSRIHRGRSHLRAALKHRAPGAAPGRIRRGGSEQPEPLAAVASAAQAGAGGSGRRRS from the coding sequence ATGGTGGTGGCCCTGCTGGGCAGAAGAGCCAACCGAGGAGGTGTGGCCGAGGGCGACGTCCCTGTGCTGCGGCACTTCCGCGGCACCTCGTCGGCCCGTACGCCGAAGCCCGTGATGAACCAGTCCGCGCACTCCCCCCTGGACCAGTCGATCGACGGCGCCGCCGCCGAGCCCTCGGCCCCTGCCGCGCTCGCGACCTTCACCGAGGGGCCCGACGCGCAGCACTGGACGCCCCCCAGCTGGGAGGAGATCGTCGAGGCGCACAGCGCCCGGGTCTACCGCCTGGCCTACCGCCTGACGGGCAACCAGCACGACGCCGAGGACCTCACCCAGGAGGTCTTCGTCCGGGTCTTCCGCTCGCTCTCCACCTACACCCCCGGCACCTTCGAGGGCTGGCTGCACCGGATCACCACCAACCTGTTCCTGGACATGGTCCGCCGCCGCCAGCGGATCCGCTTCGACGCGCTGGCCGAGGACGCCGCCGAGCGGCTGCCCAGCCGCGAGCCCAGCCCGGCCCAGGCCTTCAGCGACACCCACTTCGACGCCGACGTGCAGCAGGCGCTGGACACGCTCGCGCCCGAGTTCCGGGCCGCCGTGGTGCTCTGCGACATCGAGGGCCTCTCCTACGAGGAGATCGCCGCCACCCTGGGCGTCAAGCTCGGCACCGTGCGCAGCCGGATCCACCGCGGCCGCTCGCACCTGCGCGCCGCGCTCAAGCACCGCGCCCCGGGCGCCGCACCCGGCCGGATCCGGCGCGGCGGCTCGGAGCAGCCGGAGCCGCTGGCGGCCGTCGCGAGCGCCGCCCAGGCCGGCGCGGGCGGGAGCGGGCGGAGGCGATCGTGA
- a CDS encoding DNA-3-methyladenine glycosylase I: MTDALAGPDGLLRCPWGESADDYRAYHDTEWGKPVHGEDALFERICLEAFQSGLSWITILRRREGFRAAFAGFEIAAVAAFTEQDEARLLQDAGIIRNRLKIAAAVANARAAQALDGGLDALVWRFAGEPDRPAPRTLAEVPAITPESTALAKELKRHGFRFVGPTTAYALMQACGLVNDHLVDCHAR, translated from the coding sequence GTGACCGACGCGCTGGCCGGACCCGACGGCCTGCTGCGCTGCCCCTGGGGTGAGTCGGCGGACGACTACCGGGCGTACCACGACACCGAGTGGGGCAAGCCGGTGCACGGCGAGGACGCCCTGTTCGAGCGGATCTGCCTGGAGGCGTTCCAGTCCGGCCTGTCCTGGATCACCATCCTGCGCCGCCGGGAGGGCTTCCGGGCGGCCTTCGCGGGCTTCGAGATCGCCGCGGTGGCGGCCTTCACCGAGCAGGACGAGGCCCGGCTGCTGCAGGACGCCGGGATCATCCGCAACCGGCTGAAGATCGCGGCGGCGGTGGCCAACGCCCGCGCGGCCCAGGCCCTGGACGGGGGCCTGGACGCGCTGGTCTGGCGGTTCGCCGGCGAGCCGGACCGGCCCGCGCCCAGGACGCTGGCCGAGGTGCCCGCGATCACCCCGGAGTCCACGGCGCTGGCAAAGGAGCTCAAGCGGCACGGCTTCCGGTTCGTCGGCCCGACCACCGCCTACGCGCTGATGCAGGCCTGCGGGCTGGTCAACGACCACCTGGTCGACTGCCACGCCCGCTGA
- the dapC gene encoding succinyldiaminopimelate transaminase gives MLPVFPWDKLEPYKATALAHPDGLCDFSVGTPVDPVPELVQRALAASADTPGYPTVWGPLALREAIADWLRRRCGAELGPEAVLPTVGSKELVAWLPGQLGLGPGDQVAYPRLAYPTYEVGARLCGAEPVEYDDVAELDPARVRLLWLNSPSNPTGRVLSADELRRAVAWAREHRVLLVSDECYLELGWEAEPVSVLRADVCGGSTEGVLAVQSLSKRSNLAGYRASFVAGDPVVVRELLEIRKHGGMIVPAPVQAATIAALGDDVHVAEQRARYAARRAALRAALTEHGFRIEHSEASLYLWATRDEPCWDTVAYLAELGILVAPGDFYGPSGDRFVRVAFTATDERVAAAVKRLGG, from the coding sequence CTGTTGCCGGTCTTCCCCTGGGACAAGCTGGAGCCCTACAAGGCGACCGCGCTGGCCCACCCGGACGGGCTGTGCGACTTCTCCGTGGGCACGCCGGTCGACCCGGTCCCCGAGCTGGTCCAGCGGGCGCTGGCGGCCAGCGCCGACACCCCGGGCTACCCGACCGTCTGGGGGCCGTTGGCGCTGCGCGAGGCGATCGCCGACTGGCTGCGGCGGCGCTGCGGCGCCGAACTCGGGCCCGAGGCGGTGCTGCCGACCGTCGGCTCCAAGGAGCTGGTGGCCTGGCTGCCCGGGCAGCTCGGCCTGGGCCCCGGTGACCAGGTGGCCTATCCGCGCCTCGCCTACCCCACCTACGAGGTCGGCGCCCGACTCTGCGGCGCCGAGCCGGTGGAGTACGACGACGTCGCCGAGCTGGACCCGGCCCGGGTGCGGCTGCTCTGGCTGAACTCGCCGTCCAACCCCACCGGCCGGGTGCTGAGCGCCGACGAACTGCGGCGCGCGGTGGCCTGGGCCCGGGAGCACCGGGTGCTGCTGGTCAGCGACGAGTGCTACCTGGAGCTGGGCTGGGAGGCCGAGCCGGTCTCGGTGCTGCGCGCCGACGTCTGCGGCGGTTCGACCGAGGGGGTGCTCGCCGTCCAGTCGCTCTCCAAGCGCTCCAACCTGGCCGGCTACCGCGCCTCCTTCGTGGCGGGCGACCCGGTGGTGGTGCGGGAGCTGCTGGAGATCCGCAAGCACGGCGGCATGATCGTGCCGGCCCCGGTGCAGGCGGCCACCATCGCGGCGCTCGGAGACGACGTGCACGTGGCGGAGCAGCGGGCCCGCTACGCGGCCCGGCGGGCGGCGCTGCGGGCGGCGCTGACCGAGCACGGCTTCCGGATCGAGCACTCCGAGGCCAGCCTCTACCTGTGGGCCACCCGTGACGAGCCCTGCTGGGACACCGTCGCGTACCTGGCGGAGCTGGGGATCCTGGTGGCGCCTGGTGACTTCTACGGTCCGTCCGGTGACCGCTTCGTCCGGGTCGCGTTCACGGCGACCGACGAGCGGGTCGCGGCGGCGGTGAAGCGGCTGGGCGGGTGA
- a CDS encoding Mrp/NBP35 family ATP-binding protein yields MANETEVATGVTEESVREALSTVQDPEINRPITDLGMVKSVQLAGATVRVAVYLTVSGCPMRETITDRVKTAVGRIPGVTAVEVELDVMSDEQRKELSQLLRGGAPEREIPFAKPGTLTRVYAVASGKGGVGKSSVTVNLAAALAAQGQKVAVVDADIYGHSVPRMLGVEGRPTQVQDMIMPPSAHGVKVISIGMFTPGNAPVVWRGPMLHRALQQFLADVYWGDLDVLLLDLPPGTGDIAISVAQLVPNAEILIVTTPQQAAAEVAERAGTIALQTHQKIVGVIENMSGMPCPHCDELVDVFGTGGGKTVADALTRATGATVPVLGSIPIDVRLREGGDDGTPVVLAAPDSPAGTALRAVADKLGNRQRGLSGLSLGLTPKNKF; encoded by the coding sequence ATGGCCAATGAGACAGAGGTGGCGACCGGCGTGACGGAGGAGTCCGTCCGCGAGGCGCTGTCGACCGTGCAGGACCCGGAGATCAACCGCCCGATCACCGACCTCGGCATGGTGAAATCGGTGCAGCTCGCGGGCGCCACGGTGCGGGTCGCGGTCTACCTGACCGTCTCCGGTTGCCCGATGCGCGAGACGATCACCGACCGGGTGAAGACCGCGGTGGGCCGCATCCCCGGCGTCACCGCCGTCGAGGTCGAACTCGACGTGATGAGCGACGAGCAGCGCAAGGAGCTCTCCCAGCTGCTGCGCGGCGGTGCGCCCGAGCGCGAGATCCCGTTCGCCAAGCCCGGCACGCTGACCCGGGTGTACGCGGTCGCCTCCGGCAAGGGCGGGGTCGGCAAGTCCTCGGTCACCGTCAACCTGGCCGCCGCGCTGGCCGCCCAGGGCCAGAAGGTCGCCGTCGTGGACGCCGACATCTACGGCCACAGCGTGCCGCGGATGCTCGGTGTCGAGGGCCGCCCGACCCAGGTCCAGGACATGATCATGCCGCCGTCGGCGCACGGCGTGAAGGTCATCTCGATCGGCATGTTCACCCCCGGTAACGCCCCCGTGGTCTGGCGCGGCCCGATGCTGCACCGCGCGCTGCAGCAGTTCCTGGCCGACGTCTACTGGGGCGACCTGGACGTGCTGCTGCTCGACCTGCCGCCGGGCACCGGCGACATCGCGATCTCGGTGGCCCAGCTGGTACCGAACGCCGAGATCCTGATCGTCACCACCCCGCAGCAGGCCGCCGCCGAGGTGGCCGAGCGGGCCGGCACGATCGCGCTGCAGACCCACCAGAAGATCGTCGGCGTGATCGAGAACATGTCCGGCATGCCCTGCCCGCACTGCGACGAGCTGGTCGACGTCTTCGGCACCGGCGGCGGCAAGACCGTCGCCGACGCGCTGACCCGGGCCACCGGCGCCACCGTCCCGGTGCTCGGCAGCATCCCGATCGACGTCCGCCTGCGCGAGGGCGGCGACGACGGCACCCCGGTCGTGCTGGCCGCCCCCGACTCCCCCGCCGGCACCGCCCTGCGCGCGGTGGCCGACAAGCTCGGCAATCGCCAGCGCGGCCTGTCCGGCCTCTCGCTCGGGCTGACCCCGAAGAACAAGTTCTGA
- a CDS encoding TIGR00730 family Rossman fold protein: MTGTSAQDGADERRFGHGPELVEPTPAGAEPPKKSWPEKRKGPVLLRRDQVEPGTTDQRLLDTTGPTDWLHTDPWRVWRITSEFVEGFGTLAELPAAISVFGSARTPVDSADYAAGVAIGRALAEAGYAVITGGGPGAMEAANRGASEGGGLSVGLGIELPFEQGLNEYVDLGLNFRYFFVRKTMFVKYAQGFVVLPGGLGTLDELFEALTLVQTKKVTRFPVILFGSAYWSGLVAWLRDTLVAQGKASPADLELFHVTDEIDEVLKILAEARRPGDEI, from the coding sequence ATGACAGGGACATCAGCGCAGGACGGCGCAGACGAACGGCGCTTCGGCCACGGGCCGGAGCTGGTGGAGCCGACCCCCGCGGGGGCCGAGCCGCCGAAGAAGAGCTGGCCGGAGAAGCGGAAGGGCCCGGTGCTGCTGCGCCGGGACCAGGTCGAGCCGGGCACCACGGACCAGCGCCTGCTGGACACCACCGGCCCCACCGACTGGCTGCACACCGATCCCTGGCGGGTCTGGCGGATCACCTCGGAGTTCGTCGAGGGCTTCGGCACACTGGCCGAACTCCCGGCCGCGATCAGCGTCTTCGGCTCGGCCCGGACGCCGGTCGACTCCGCCGATTACGCCGCCGGGGTGGCGATCGGGCGGGCGCTGGCCGAGGCCGGCTACGCGGTGATCACCGGTGGCGGTCCGGGCGCGATGGAGGCCGCCAACCGGGGGGCCTCGGAGGGGGGCGGCCTGAGCGTCGGGCTCGGCATCGAGCTGCCGTTCGAGCAGGGGCTGAACGAGTACGTCGACCTCGGCCTCAACTTCCGCTACTTCTTCGTCCGCAAGACGATGTTCGTGAAGTACGCGCAGGGCTTCGTGGTGCTGCCCGGCGGCCTGGGCACGCTGGACGAGCTCTTCGAGGCGCTGACCCTGGTGCAGACGAAGAAGGTCACCAGGTTCCCGGTGATCCTCTTCGGCAGCGCCTACTGGAGCGGGCTGGTCGCCTGGCTGCGGGACACCCTGGTCGCCCAGGGCAAGGCCTCGCCGGCCGACCTGGAGCTCTTCCACGTCACCGACGAGATCGACGAGGTGCTGAAGATCCTGGCCGAGGCCCGCCGCCCCGGCGACGAGATCTGA
- the folP gene encoding dihydropteroate synthase, producing MAIVNRTPDSFFDRGATFADEAAFAAADKAMAEGAAILDIGGVKAGPGEEVTVEEELRRTVPFVAELRERHPGAVISVDTWRHEVGEAVCEVGADLLNDAWGGVDPELAAVAARHGAGLVCTHAGGAEPRTRPHRVGYEDVMADILAVTVGLAERAAALGVRRDGLIIDPGHDFGKNTRHSLEATRRLPEMTATGFPVLVSLSNKDFVGETLDKPVDERLLGTLATTAVSAWLGARIYRVHQVAETRQVLDMVASIQGTRPPAVARRGLA from the coding sequence ATGGCCATCGTCAACCGCACCCCCGACTCCTTCTTCGACCGCGGGGCCACCTTCGCGGACGAGGCCGCCTTCGCCGCCGCCGACAAGGCGATGGCCGAGGGCGCGGCGATCCTGGACATCGGCGGGGTCAAGGCCGGCCCTGGCGAGGAGGTGACGGTCGAGGAGGAGCTGCGGCGCACCGTGCCCTTCGTCGCCGAACTGCGCGAGCGCCACCCCGGGGCCGTGATCAGCGTGGACACCTGGCGACACGAGGTGGGCGAGGCGGTCTGCGAGGTCGGGGCCGACCTGCTGAACGACGCCTGGGGCGGCGTCGACCCGGAACTCGCGGCGGTCGCCGCCCGGCACGGCGCCGGGCTGGTCTGCACCCACGCCGGCGGCGCCGAGCCGCGCACCCGGCCGCACCGGGTCGGCTACGAGGACGTGATGGCCGACATCCTGGCGGTCACCGTCGGGCTGGCCGAGCGGGCCGCCGCGCTCGGTGTGCGGCGGGACGGGCTGATCATCGACCCGGGTCACGACTTCGGCAAGAACACCCGGCACTCGCTGGAGGCGACCCGGCGGCTGCCGGAGATGACCGCGACCGGGTTCCCGGTGCTGGTCTCGCTCTCCAACAAGGACTTCGTCGGCGAGACGCTGGACAAGCCGGTCGACGAGCGCCTGCTCGGCACCCTGGCCACCACCGCGGTCTCGGCCTGGCTCGGCGCCCGGATCTACCGGGTGCACCAGGTGGCCGAGACCCGGCAGGTGCTGGACATGGTCGCCTCGATCCAGGGCACCAGGCCACCGGCCGTGGCCCGCCGGGGCCTGGCCTGA
- a CDS encoding DivIVA domain-containing protein: MFWVIVVAMAVVVGGAALVALGGGGSLPEAVHDRIAARLPQERPLSRQDVDGIRLPMAVRGYRMDEVDDVLDRLGAELAYRDSRIAELEAAAAGQDAGARDAADGVADGATDDGADGPQEAARQPGQAGALVGAQQAAERPLRAREERAGAGGPHGATAVGPVPTVLDTPERAEQE; encoded by the coding sequence GTGTTCTGGGTGATCGTGGTGGCGATGGCCGTGGTGGTCGGCGGTGCCGCGCTGGTGGCACTGGGCGGCGGTGGTTCGCTGCCGGAGGCCGTGCACGACCGGATCGCGGCCAGGCTGCCGCAGGAGCGTCCGCTCAGCCGGCAGGACGTGGACGGGATCCGGCTGCCGATGGCGGTGCGGGGCTACCGGATGGACGAGGTCGACGACGTGCTCGACCGGCTCGGCGCCGAGCTCGCCTACCGCGACTCGCGGATCGCCGAGCTGGAGGCCGCGGCCGCCGGGCAGGACGCCGGGGCGCGTGACGCGGCGGACGGCGTGGCTGACGGCGCGACGGACGACGGCGCGGACGGGCCGCAGGAGGCCGCACGGCAGCCCGGGCAGGCCGGGGCACTGGTCGGTGCCCAGCAGGCCGCCGAGCGCCCGCTGCGGGCCCGTGAGGAGCGCGCCGGGGCGGGCGGGCCGCACGGCGCCACGGCTGTCGGCCCGGTGCCGACCGTGCTGGACACGCCCGAGCGCGCGGAGCAGGAGTGA
- a CDS encoding enoyl-CoA hydratase/isomerase family protein: MSDSVLYELDGPLAVITINRPDAMNALDVPTKVALRDTVTAASADPAVRAVLLTGAGDKAFCVGQDLKEHLGLLKRGDETGEPPLKTVAEHYNPLVRALAGMRKPTVAAVGGVAAGAGASLAFACDFRIVAETAGFNTSFAGVALTADSGASWTLPRLVGHARATELLMFPRTVKAAEALTLGLATQVVPAAELASAAREFAQRLATGPTVAYGAIKAALDFGASHSLSETLDQEDVLQTLAGASEDHRIAVAAFLAKETPRYVGR; the protein is encoded by the coding sequence ATGTCCGACTCCGTCCTGTACGAGCTCGACGGTCCGCTGGCCGTCATCACCATCAACCGCCCGGACGCGATGAACGCGCTGGACGTCCCGACCAAGGTGGCGCTGCGCGACACCGTGACCGCCGCGTCGGCCGACCCGGCGGTGCGCGCGGTGCTGCTGACCGGCGCCGGGGACAAGGCGTTCTGCGTCGGCCAGGACCTCAAGGAGCACCTCGGCCTGCTCAAGCGCGGCGACGAGACCGGCGAGCCGCCGCTGAAGACGGTGGCCGAGCACTACAACCCGCTGGTGCGGGCGCTGGCCGGGATGCGCAAGCCGACGGTGGCCGCGGTCGGCGGCGTGGCGGCCGGCGCCGGGGCCTCGCTGGCCTTCGCCTGCGACTTCCGGATCGTCGCCGAGACGGCCGGCTTCAACACCTCCTTCGCCGGTGTGGCGCTGACCGCCGACTCGGGCGCGTCGTGGACGCTGCCGCGGCTGGTCGGGCACGCCAGGGCCACCGAGCTGCTGATGTTCCCGCGCACCGTGAAGGCCGCCGAGGCACTCACCCTCGGGCTCGCCACCCAGGTGGTCCCGGCCGCCGAACTGGCATCCGCCGCACGCGAGTTCGCCCAGCGGCTGGCGACCGGTCCGACGGTGGCGTACGGCGCGATCAAGGCCGCGCTCGACTTCGGCGCCTCGCACTCGCTGAGCGAGACGCTGGACCAGGAGGACGTGCTGCAGACCCTCGCCGGCGCCAGCGAGGACCACCGGATCGCGGTCGCCGCCTTCCTGGCCAAGGAGACGCCCCGGTACGTGGGGCGCTGA
- a CDS encoding DUF3117 domain-containing protein has protein sequence MAAMKPRTGDGPLEVTKEGRGIIMRVPLEGGGRLVVELTPDEASALGEALKQACG, from the coding sequence ATGGCGGCCATGAAGCCGCGGACGGGTGACGGCCCGCTCGAGGTCACCAAAGAGGGGCGGGGCATCATCATGCGAGTTCCGCTCGAAGGCGGCGGTCGCCTGGTGGTGGAGCTCACTCCGGATGAGGCAAGCGCCCTGGGTGAGGCCCTGAAGCAGGCCTGCGGCTGA
- the dapE gene encoding succinyl-diaminopimelate desuccinylase produces the protein MSSLPATSAPTALDLTLDGGALTAQLVDFPSVSGEEQALADAVEAALRTLPHLTVDRYGNNVVARTHLGRAERVLLAGHLDTVPIADNVPSRVEGDVLWGCGTSDMKSGVAVQLRLAATLPDPNRDLTFVFYDCEEVDAVRNGLGHLVARHPDWLAADFAVLMEPSGAMVEGGCQGSLRIKIMLTGVRAHSARSWNGDNAIHQAAEVLARLRAYQARRVEIDGLEYREGLNAVGITGGVAGNVIPDECVVTVNFRFAPDRSEAQAEAHLREVFAGFAFEVVDSSPGALPGLGQPAAQAFLAATGGEARAKFGWTDVARFSALGVPAVNFGPGDPNLAHKRDEHVSLSAIAEVERKLRAWLTAA, from the coding sequence ATGAGCAGCCTGCCCGCAACCAGTGCCCCGACCGCGCTCGACCTGACCCTGGACGGGGGTGCGCTCACCGCCCAGTTGGTCGACTTCCCCTCGGTCAGTGGGGAGGAGCAGGCGCTCGCCGACGCCGTCGAGGCCGCGCTGCGCACCCTGCCGCACCTGACCGTCGACCGCTACGGCAACAACGTGGTGGCCCGCACCCACCTGGGCCGCGCCGAGCGGGTGCTGCTGGCCGGTCACCTGGACACCGTGCCGATCGCCGACAACGTCCCCTCCCGGGTCGAGGGCGACGTGCTCTGGGGCTGCGGCACCTCGGACATGAAGTCGGGGGTGGCCGTCCAGCTGCGGCTGGCCGCCACCCTGCCCGACCCGAACCGGGACCTGACCTTCGTCTTCTACGACTGCGAGGAGGTCGACGCGGTCCGCAACGGCCTGGGCCACCTGGTGGCCCGACACCCCGACTGGCTGGCGGCCGACTTCGCGGTGCTGATGGAGCCGAGCGGCGCGATGGTCGAGGGCGGGTGCCAGGGCAGCCTGCGGATCAAGATCATGCTGACCGGCGTGCGCGCCCACTCGGCCCGCAGCTGGAACGGCGACAACGCCATCCACCAGGCCGCCGAGGTGCTCGCCCGGCTCCGCGCCTACCAGGCGCGCCGGGTGGAGATCGACGGTCTGGAGTACCGCGAGGGCCTCAACGCGGTGGGCATCACGGGCGGGGTGGCCGGAAACGTGATCCCCGACGAGTGCGTGGTGACCGTCAACTTCCGCTTCGCGCCCGACCGCAGCGAGGCCCAGGCCGAGGCGCACCTGCGCGAGGTCTTCGCGGGCTTCGCCTTCGAGGTGGTGGACTCCTCGCCCGGCGCGCTCCCCGGTCTCGGCCAGCCGGCCGCCCAGGCGTTCCTGGCGGCCACCGGGGGCGAGGCCCGCGCCAAGTTCGGCTGGACCGACGTGGCGCGGTTCAGCGCGCTCGGCGTGCCCGCGGTCAACTTCGGTCCCGGCGACCCGAACCTGGCCCACAAGCGGGACGAGCACGTCTCGCTGAGCGCGATCGCCGAGGTCGAGCGCAAGCTGCGTGCCTGGCTCACCGCGGCGTGA
- a CDS encoding zf-HC2 domain-containing protein, which yields MSGAGRSGARRPAPAEQWSAHQEVPVLRPIAVRQSEPSQVEEHHLGDRLTAYLDGELGHDDRERVQSHLATCPQCLGEAEAARSVKQLLTTTEAPAPSGPLLARLLAVAAQPDELDGGRGPGGGQGSGGAQRSGGGQGLPPVPTLGGSRLTGGSFGRGAGSSFGRGALGADRPLPGGDPGTGFGSGYPHTGHGPEPRPWGGRRGPATHPEGTAERRRPTTAPLGDGARPRGRRLVVAAAGAFSVAAVALGGFGSLGLAAVAGDSPADDQHGTAVTPQVPGGAPVAPLSGPLTVDLPLGPRGAGSYDLLTPGLTARTVNPVIHGHAMLP from the coding sequence GTGAGCGGCGCAGGCCGGTCCGGTGCCCGACGCCCGGCACCCGCCGAGCAGTGGAGCGCCCATCAGGAGGTCCCCGTGCTGCGCCCGATCGCGGTGCGCCAGAGTGAGCCGTCCCAGGTCGAGGAGCACCACCTCGGCGATCGGCTGACCGCGTACCTGGACGGCGAGCTCGGCCACGACGACCGCGAGCGGGTCCAGTCGCACCTGGCCACCTGCCCGCAGTGCCTGGGCGAGGCCGAAGCGGCCCGCTCGGTCAAGCAACTGCTCACCACCACCGAGGCACCGGCCCCCTCGGGGCCGCTGCTGGCCCGGCTGCTCGCGGTCGCGGCGCAGCCGGACGAGCTCGACGGCGGACGAGGCCCCGGTGGTGGTCAGGGTTCCGGCGGCGCTCAGCGGTCGGGCGGTGGGCAGGGCCTGCCGCCCGTACCCACGCTGGGCGGCAGCCGGCTGACCGGTGGCTCCTTCGGCCGCGGCGCGGGCTCCTCCTTCGGGCGCGGCGCGCTCGGCGCCGACCGCCCGCTGCCAGGGGGCGACCCCGGCACGGGCTTCGGCTCCGGCTATCCGCACACCGGGCACGGCCCCGAGCCGCGGCCCTGGGGCGGTCGGCGCGGTCCGGCGACCCACCCGGAGGGCACCGCCGAGCGCCGGCGGCCCACCACGGCCCCGCTGGGCGACGGCGCCCGGCCGCGCGGTCGGCGGCTGGTGGTCGCGGCGGCCGGCGCGTTCTCGGTGGCGGCGGTGGCGCTGGGTGGTTTCGGCAGCCTGGGCCTGGCCGCGGTCGCCGGTGACAGCCCGGCCGATGACCAGCACGGCACCGCGGTCACCCCGCAGGTCCCGGGCGGTGCGCCGGTGGCCCCGCTGAGCGGCCCGCTGACGGTGGACCTGCCGCTCGGTCCGCGCGGTGCCGGCTCCTACGACCTGCTGACGCCGGGGCTGACGGCGCGGACCGTCAACCCGGTGATCCACGGACACGCCATGCTGCCCTGA
- a CDS encoding sec-independent translocase: MFFDIGPLELITLVIMAIVIFGPDKLPKLIQDATGFVRKVRAFADGAKADIRSELGPEFKDFEFEDLNPKTFVRKNLMGGDDDPLGLKDLREGLDLKSVLDDKPATPVATTKAAAAAGGVNVLKTADAGPPLTAGERPPFDLDAT, translated from the coding sequence GTGTTCTTCGACATAGGCCCACTCGAACTGATCACGCTGGTCATCATGGCCATCGTGATCTTCGGGCCGGACAAGCTGCCCAAGCTGATCCAGGACGCCACGGGCTTCGTCCGCAAGGTGCGGGCCTTCGCCGACGGGGCCAAGGCCGACATCCGCAGCGAGCTCGGCCCGGAGTTCAAGGACTTCGAGTTCGAGGACCTCAACCCGAAGACCTTCGTGCGCAAGAACCTGATGGGCGGCGACGACGACCCGCTGGGCCTGAAGGACCTGCGCGAGGGCCTCGACCTCAAGTCGGTGCTGGACGACAAGCCGGCCACCCCGGTCGCCACCACCAAGGCGGCCGCGGCGGCGGGCGGCGTCAACGTGCTGAAGACGGCCGATGCCGGCCCGCCGCTGACCGCCGGTGAGCGTCCGCCCTTCGACCTCGACGCCACCTGA